A stretch of Lactuca sativa cultivar Salinas chromosome 6, Lsat_Salinas_v11, whole genome shotgun sequence DNA encodes these proteins:
- the LOC111899287 gene encoding uncharacterized protein LOC111899287 has translation MFLFFVGGVTREVRQVLKQEAGRCINCRSPADLVDTNNVLKLFFVPVWRWPGKDQLMHCNNCGLFYPPSLSPISSDFRPSESLRCQFCAREVDSDFRFCPFCGSAL, from the coding sequence ATGTTTTTATTCTTCGTAGGAGGAGTTACTCGAGAGGTCCGTCAGGTGCTGAAGCAAGAAGCGGGAAGGTGTATCAATTGCCGGTCACCGGCGGATCTTGTGGACACCAATAACGTCTTAAAACTCTTTTTCGTCCCGGTTTGGCGGTGGCCGGGAAAAGACCAACTCATGCACTGCAACAATTGCGGCCTTTTCTATCCGCCGTCGTTATCCCCGATTTCTTCCGACTTTCGGCCATCGGAAAGCCTCCGATGTCAATTCTGCGCACGGGAGGTCGATTCTGATTTCAGGTTTTGCCCCTTTTGTGGCTCTGCTCTCTGA